The bacterium genome includes a region encoding these proteins:
- a CDS encoding DUF2630 family protein → MEEQEHEIFHRINDLAHEEHKLWDKESQGDASDADRARLARIQTTLERCWEVLRERKAREQQRRPGRQPG, encoded by the coding sequence ATGGAGGAACAGGAGCACGAGATCTTTCACCGCATCAACGATTTGGCGCACGAGGAACACAAGCTGTGGGACAAGGAGTCTCAGGGCGACGCGAGCGACGCTGACCGCGCTCGCCTCGCACGCATCCAGACGACGCTCGAACGGTGCTGGGAGGTGCTGCGCGAGCGCAAGGCCCGGGAACAACAGCGCCGTCCCGGGCGACAACCGGGCTGA
- a CDS encoding helix-turn-helix domain-containing protein encodes MEGGAHICPRYRRAIELVGKRWTGGIIRALMDGPRRFSSLLDAVPGMHDRVLSERLKELEAAEVIRRRVYAETPVRIEYELTEKGRELEKVVEEMQRWANRWMPAPAQSDGA; translated from the coding sequence CCCAGGTATCGCAGGGCGATCGAACTGGTGGGCAAGCGCTGGACCGGCGGGATCATCCGCGCCTTGATGGATGGCCCCCGGCGGTTCTCGTCCCTCTTGGATGCCGTACCGGGGATGCACGATCGGGTGTTGTCCGAGCGGCTAAAGGAACTGGAAGCGGCGGAGGTTATCCGGCGCCGCGTCTATGCGGAGACCCCGGTTCGGATCGAATACGAGCTGACCGAGAAAGGGCGCGAGCTGGAGAAGGTGGTCGAGGAGATGCAGCGGTGGGCGAACCGCTGGATGCCGGCCCCCGCGCAGTCGGACGGCGCCTGA